The DNA window GTTGTCAACAATTATCCCGGCTGACGAAGTGCAGCTGCATGTTTTTTCAATGGCACCAACCAGGATTTCACCACACCGAAACACTATCCGGTGTGCTTCGTCCGCTGGGTCAAGCGCAGCAGATAACCGATCGGGCCGGAAATCGTATAGCAGCTGAACAGGAAAAAAAACATGATCTGCGGCTCGGCGACAATGACAACGATGATGAAGATGGCCAGAACAAGAAAACCGAAAGGCTGTCGTTTGACCAGTTCGGGATCCTTGAAAGAATAATAGCGGAAGCTGCTCACCATCAGGAGCGCGAGCACGTAGATCAGGATCAGCACCGAGAGCTTCCTGATCGTCCCTGATCCTCCCAGGTGATAGAAAAGGATGACGCAGGCGGCCACCATGGAGGCTGCTGCCGGGATCGGCAGGCCGACGAAGCGCTTCGACTCTACCGTTGTTACCTGCACGTTGAAACGTGCCAGGCGCAGGGCACCGCAGACCACATAGAGGAAAGCCGCCAGCCAGCCTAGCTTGCCGAAGGGCTTTAATGCCCAGGCATACATGAGCAGTCCGGGTGCAACGCCGAAAGCCACCAGGTCGGCCAGGGAGTCGTACTCGACACCGAATTTGCTGGTGGTGCCGGTCAGGCGCGCAACTTTTCCATCGAGGGCATCGAAGATGGAGGCGACCAGGATGAACCAGGCGGCCGTGAGAAAGCTGCCGTTGAGGGTCGAGACGATACCGTAAAAACCGGCGAAGAGGCTGCCGGTGGTGAACAGGTTCGGGAGGATATAGACCCCTCGGCGCAGGCTTTCGCGACGGTCGTAACCCTCGACCCCCTGATGCTCTTCGCTCATTGCAGGTAGGCCAGTATTGTTTCGCCAGCAACGGTGTGGTCACCGACCGTGGCTAGCACATTGGTGCCGGGTGGGAAGTAGACG is part of the Desulfuromonadales bacterium genome and encodes:
- the pssA gene encoding CDP-diacylglycerol--serine O-phosphatidyltransferase, whose protein sequence is MSEEHQGVEGYDRRESLRRGVYILPNLFTTGSLFAGFYGIVSTLNGSFLTAAWFILVASIFDALDGKVARLTGTTSKFGVEYDSLADLVAFGVAPGLLMYAWALKPFGKLGWLAAFLYVVCGALRLARFNVQVTTVESKRFVGLPIPAAASMVAACVILFYHLGGSGTIRKLSVLILIYVLALLMVSSFRYYSFKDPELVKRQPFGFLVLAIFIIVVIVAEPQIMFFFLFSCYTISGPIGYLLRLTQRTKHTG